A DNA window from Paenibacillus sp. HWE-109 contains the following coding sequences:
- a CDS encoding sensor histidine kinase has translation MAVFSVLLLLPFATLAYILSEEATKTIKSSIEASTSQTIDQFASHVGTLLTQVEDTGNQVVSSRTTQEWLTVHLNPDSTIQERVLTKQRLREYFSSYAVNNSSGISISAFAEDAGGVWTQDKSYKNSAWFQSFITDNNRWTTAHKDVDQSDEFMRVRSINSYLFPLVQLQSLKNMGFIKVNYPTTLLRNAIEKIHVGKTGKVILMTHDGKSVLDQNLSDDRDMLNMGLQQIDVKYDGDVSGIFPMDVKGETNLLFFRKLPAQNWTIIGSVPEAELYEKITHIRQTMLVVTVLLLIVAILVAFWLSAGITKPLSVMGRAMKHVERGEFHQALQVMPNAGEGHSEVNYVTAVFKQMTHRLRYLIETEFETNLRRKNAEYKALLLQINPHFYNNSLEIISGLAAMKREDLVMDATEALGKMMRYSLNLGSDLVRVTEEMAYIRDYLFILHLRHEERLQVVTEEDPAAAHFLIAKFIIQPLVENAVKYSLEKDGVASITLRTKIEADKLLISVKDNGIGMSPDLVQNLLEELKSADSVAILSTEGQSIGLRNVLSRCRLNYGEQCQLELQSKLGEGTELNLILPLIRS, from the coding sequence ATGGCGGTTTTCTCGGTTCTGCTGCTTCTCCCTTTTGCAACACTGGCCTATATTCTTAGTGAGGAAGCAACCAAAACGATTAAGTCGTCGATCGAAGCTTCAACCTCTCAAACAATTGATCAGTTCGCCTCACATGTGGGGACGCTACTTACGCAGGTCGAGGATACAGGCAATCAAGTGGTGAGCTCTCGAACGACGCAGGAGTGGTTGACTGTGCATTTAAATCCAGATAGTACGATTCAGGAACGAGTTCTAACGAAGCAACGATTACGGGAGTATTTCTCGTCTTATGCGGTGAACAACTCCAGTGGAATATCCATTAGTGCGTTTGCTGAGGATGCAGGCGGCGTGTGGACACAGGACAAATCGTACAAGAACAGTGCGTGGTTTCAGTCTTTTATAACAGACAACAATCGTTGGACGACTGCACACAAGGATGTCGATCAGTCGGATGAATTTATGCGAGTGAGATCGATTAATAGCTATCTTTTTCCACTTGTGCAGCTTCAATCTCTCAAAAATATGGGATTCATTAAAGTGAATTATCCGACAACCCTGCTTCGCAATGCCATTGAGAAGATCCATGTGGGGAAGACGGGAAAGGTCATATTGATGACGCACGACGGCAAAAGCGTGTTGGATCAAAATCTGTCCGATGATAGGGACATGCTCAACATGGGGCTTCAGCAAATTGATGTGAAGTATGATGGAGATGTGAGTGGAATTTTTCCTATGGATGTTAAGGGAGAGACGAATCTGCTTTTCTTCCGCAAGCTGCCTGCACAGAATTGGACGATTATCGGAAGTGTGCCAGAAGCCGAATTGTATGAAAAAATCACTCACATCCGACAGACGATGCTTGTCGTTACCGTTTTGTTGCTAATTGTTGCGATACTGGTCGCTTTTTGGTTGTCCGCAGGTATAACCAAACCCCTAAGTGTGATGGGGAGGGCGATGAAGCATGTAGAGCGTGGGGAGTTTCATCAGGCGCTTCAAGTGATGCCGAATGCCGGCGAGGGGCATAGTGAAGTAAATTATGTGACGGCTGTTTTCAAGCAGATGACCCATCGGCTGCGCTATTTAATCGAGACGGAGTTCGAGACGAATTTACGTAGGAAAAATGCTGAATACAAGGCTCTGCTGCTGCAAATTAATCCGCATTTTTATAATAATTCGCTTGAAATCATTAGCGGTCTGGCGGCTATGAAACGGGAAGACCTCGTGATGGATGCGACGGAAGCTTTGGGCAAAATGATGAGATATTCGCTCAACCTAGGTAGTGATTTGGTTCGAGTGACCGAAGAAATGGCGTATATTCGGGATTATTTATTCATCCTTCATTTGAGACATGAGGAGCGATTGCAGGTTGTTACCGAGGAAGATCCCGCGGCAGCTCATTTCTTGATCGCCAAATTTATCATTCAACCCCTGGTGGAAAATGCGGTGAAGTATAGCTTAGAGAAGGATGGCGTCGCATCGATTACGCTAAGGACGAAGATAGAGGCGGATAAATTGCTGATATCCGTCAAGGATAATGGCATTGGCATGTCCCCTGACTTAGTACAAAATCTACTCGAAGAGCTCAAGTCAGCTGATTCCGTAGCGATTCTAAGTACCGAGGGGCAAAGTATCGGTCTTCGCAATGTGTTATCACGATGTCGACTGAATTATGGTGAACAATGTCAATTAGAGCTGCAATCCAAGCTGGGTGAAGGAACGGAACTGAATCTGATCCTGCCGCTGATAAGGAGCTGA